Proteins encoded together in one Argiope bruennichi chromosome 1, qqArgBrue1.1, whole genome shotgun sequence window:
- the LOC129971920 gene encoding vacuolar fusion protein MON1 homolog A-like: MASATLGNQNNVTDKCVIKDGKITEDEIDLPKDFEPGASAATVLLSTGSFEEESVSDENFQDYRQRKSSCISEIEKRVSDVDLNDSVDDEVPTDERGKKKDEVETKSEASLSLTEELDEEECDELNDPSWRFQKNHIFILSEAGKPIYSRHGSEDHLATLMGVIQALVSFVQNSGDMIRSIHAGDRKFVFLHRMPLILVAVSSSKASVPQLLGNLTYVYNQIVSVLTMSNLNKIFEKRSNFDLRRLLGGAEKFLDRLGDMLDTDPSFLLSAVNCLSLDISIREVIGQTLAQYCGKIKSIVFAILLVENQLVTLVRMKKYYLHPADLHILMNLVSSSESFKSVETWLPICLPKFDSSGFLHGHISYLDDADKACLLLLSVDKDKFFELKECRNKIVERLKKYHCLEAIYKSINSKGYSISQVGITEVRHFLYKSRSAAQFTMPSMEAPYVTSDDWQHLFGLYQYLHHRMCKSSRPLKMLYYSGERETMVGWHMQGFELYAAFEPLVTKTDATNAMKKIVHWIKKEEDKLFIMNAPTI, encoded by the exons ATGGCGTCGGCCACCCTTGGAAATCAAAACAATGTTACTGACAAATGTGTAATAAAAGATGGCAAAATTACGGAGGATGAAATTGATTTACCCAAAGACTTTGAACCTGGAGCTTCCGCCGCTACAGTGCTTTTATCAACCGGTTCCTTTGAAGAAGAAAGTGTATCGGATGAAAATTTTCAGGACTATCGTCAACGGAAAAGTAGTTGTATAAGTGAAATAGAAAAGCGTGTATCAGATGTGGACCTGAATGATTCTGTGGACGATGAAGTACCGACTGATGAACGAGGGAAAAAGAAAGATGAA gTGGAAACAAAAAGTGAAGCATCTTTGTCATTAACAGAAGAGTTAGATGAAGAAGAATGTGATGAATTAAATGATCCTTCTTGGAGATTTCAaaagaatcacatttttattcttagtGAAGCTGGAAAACCTATTTATTCCAG acaTGGGAGTGAAGATCATCTTGCAACTTTAATGGGTGTTATTCAAGCTCTTGTTTCTTTTGTTCAAAACAGTGGAGACATGATTCGATCAATACACGCAGGTGATCGAAAGTTTGTCTTTCTGCATCGTATGCCTTTGATTCTTGTTGCAGTCTCAAGTTCAAAGGCTTCTGTCCCCCAACTCTTAGGCAATCTAACTTATGTATACAATCAAATTGTGTCTGTCCTGACTATgtccaatttaaataaaatatttgaaaaaagaagcaattttgaTCTCAGAAGACTCTTAGGTGGTGCAGAAAAATTCCTAGATAGACTAGGAGATATGTTGGACACAGATCCTAGTTTCTTGTTAAGTGCTGTTAATTGTCTGTCTCTAGATATTTCCATAAGAGAAGTTATTGGACAAACATTAGCCCAGTATTGTGGAAAAATCAAG AGTATTGTTTTTGCTATTTTACTGGTTGAAAACCAGCTTGTTACTTTGGTGAGAATGAAGAAGTATTATCTTCATCCTGCCGACCTTCACATATTGATGAATCTTGTTAGTTCttctgaaagttttaaatcaGTGGAAACCTGGTTACCAATTTGtcttccaaaatttgattccag TGGTTTCCTCCATGGTCACATATCATATTTGGATGATGCTGACAAAGCATGTTTATTGTTACTGTCTGTTGATAAGGATAAATTCTTTGAGTTAAAagaatgcagaaataaaattgttgaa AGATTAAAGAAATACCACTGTTTAGAAGcaatatataaatctataaatagtAAAGGGTATTCTATTTCACAAGTTGGCATCACAGAAGTTCGacattttttgtataaatccCGTTCAGCTGCTCAATTTACCATGCCTAGTATGGAAGCTCCTTATGTTACCTCTGATGACTGGCAACATCTTTTTGGACTTTATCAGTACTTGCATCATAGAATGTGCAAGAGTTCACGACCCTTAAAAATGCTCTATTACAGTGGAGAGCGAGAAACTATGGTTGGATGG CATATGCAAGGTTTTGAGCTTTATGCTGCATTCGAACCATTGGTCACAAAAACAGATGCTACAAATGCGATGAAAAAAATCGTCCATTGGATAAAAAAGgaagaagataaattatttataatgaatgcacctacaatttaa